From the Candidatus Eisenbacteria bacterium genome, one window contains:
- a CDS encoding S1/P1 nuclease, which translates to MTTRVAVLGLVALLAIARPAHPWGCDGHHVVALLAWAELSPRARDGATELLGAHPIAAEHRGCERPSRNVLAAVSTWADAIRDDEPKTAPWHYVNVPLDAARSELRRGCRFGNCILSALQREIDVLRSSASGAERARALRFVVHLVADLHQPLHATTNGDRGGNCLPVAWFDAAPHAIAGGEKYDPNLHEVWDVQLVRDLMRREGGSPGTLADALRSRRRATLRRAVAAPVDVDTWAWEAHEVGVRAAYGRLSARVPREPDGRLDSCLDADDVGRRMLRLGAHVDAAYVDAVEAMLEEQLTAAGGRLARVLNEVWP; encoded by the coding sequence GTGACGACGCGCGTCGCGGTGCTCGGGCTCGTGGCCCTGCTCGCGATCGCGCGGCCGGCACATCCCTGGGGCTGCGACGGACACCACGTGGTGGCGCTGCTCGCATGGGCGGAGCTCTCGCCGCGGGCGCGCGACGGCGCGACGGAGCTCCTGGGGGCGCATCCGATCGCCGCCGAGCACCGCGGGTGCGAGCGGCCGAGCCGCAACGTGCTGGCGGCCGTCTCGACGTGGGCCGACGCGATCCGCGACGACGAGCCGAAGACGGCGCCGTGGCACTACGTGAACGTGCCGCTCGATGCCGCGCGCAGCGAGCTTCGCCGCGGGTGTCGGTTCGGCAACTGCATCCTGTCCGCCCTGCAGCGCGAGATCGACGTGCTGCGCTCGTCCGCGTCGGGGGCGGAGCGGGCGCGCGCGCTGCGGTTCGTCGTCCACTTGGTCGCCGACCTGCATCAGCCGCTCCACGCGACCACGAACGGCGACCGCGGCGGCAACTGCCTGCCGGTGGCGTGGTTCGACGCCGCGCCGCACGCGATCGCCGGCGGCGAGAAGTACGATCCCAACCTCCACGAGGTGTGGGACGTGCAGCTCGTGCGCGACCTCATGCGCCGCGAGGGCGGCTCGCCGGGCACGCTCGCCGACGCGCTCCGCAGCCGCCGGCGCGCGACGCTGCGACGAGCCGTGGCGGCGCCGGTCGACGTGGACACCTGGGCGTGGGAGGCGCACGAGGTGGGCGTGCGCGCCGCCTACGGACGCTTGTCGGCTCGGGTGCCGCGCGAGCCCGACGGGCGTCTCGACTCTTGCCTCGACGCGGACGACGTCGGGCGGCGCATGCTGCGGCTCGGGGCGCACGTCGACGCCGCCTACGTGGATGCCGTCGAAGCGATGCTCGAGGAGCAACTGACCGCGGCGGGCGGACGCCTGGCGCGGGTGCTGAACGAGGTGTGGCCATGA
- a CDS encoding inositol monophosphatase family protein translates to MRAPGDVAALVVLATRVARAAARVHRTGLGRTQEIATKSTATDMVTEVDHEAERVIVDSIVAERPDDAILGEEGAQRAGTSGVRWIVDPLDGTTNYIYRYPAFGASIGIEIDGVLAAGVVHDSARDRVYTGIVGAGAACNGAPIAARDHTDLATALVATGFQPQPERRAWQAAVLTRVLPRVRDIRRGGSAAIDLSCVASGQLDAFYEVGLAEWDMAAGTAIARAAGATVHVLPRATAPTPLLVAAGPRLVDALLALLREAGVEAP, encoded by the coding sequence GTGCGCGCTCCCGGCGACGTCGCGGCGCTCGTCGTCCTCGCCACGCGCGTGGCGCGCGCGGCAGCGCGCGTGCACCGCACCGGGCTCGGGCGCACCCAGGAGATCGCCACCAAGTCGACCGCCACCGACATGGTGACGGAGGTCGATCACGAGGCCGAGCGTGTGATCGTCGACAGCATCGTCGCCGAGCGGCCGGACGACGCGATCCTCGGCGAGGAGGGCGCGCAGCGCGCCGGCACGTCCGGCGTGCGCTGGATCGTCGATCCGCTCGACGGGACCACGAACTATATCTACCGGTATCCGGCGTTCGGCGCCTCGATCGGCATCGAGATCGACGGCGTGCTCGCGGCGGGTGTCGTGCACGACTCGGCGCGCGATCGCGTCTACACCGGGATCGTCGGCGCGGGTGCGGCGTGCAACGGTGCCCCGATCGCCGCGCGCGACCACACCGACCTCGCGACGGCGCTGGTCGCGACCGGCTTTCAGCCGCAGCCCGAGCGGCGGGCGTGGCAGGCCGCCGTGCTGACGCGCGTGCTGCCCCGCGTGCGCGACATCCGCCGGGGTGGCTCGGCGGCGATCGACCTCTCGTGCGTCGCGAGCGGCCAGCTCGACGCGTTCTACGAGGTCGGGCTCGCCGAGTGGGACATGGCGGCGGGAACCGCGATCGCGCGCGCCGCCGGCGCGACGGTGCACGTCCTGCCGCGCGCGACGGCGCCGACCCCGCTCCTGGTCGCCGCCGGACCGCGGCTCGTGGACGCGCTGCTCGCGCTCCTGCGCGAGGCCGGCGTCGAGGCGCCGTGA
- a CDS encoding OB-fold domain-containing protein: MVGITRLGTYFPRRRLDRALIAKAWGGRASGTRTVAGVDEDALTMAVESAMECLGDTGASDLDGVYFASTSAPYLEKQVASVVATALDCRRDVAVADFTGSVRGGIGAVRAACDAVAAGSLRSVLVATADTRLAEPESELEALFGDGAAAAVVGREQVIAELVAMASVGEEFTHFYRTDAQRYVQVADARFGTTYGFAAVVPEAVAAALRKAGIEAGKIAKLVLAAPDVRAAQDVAKRVGCDAARLVAPLVAEAGVLGTPDPLVLLSRALETAKAGDVLVVAGYGEGADALVFRATDALASARPRTLEARLARPLAMASYEKYLKARNVIPVDYQGEPFPTYLEWKELKQDIRLYGSRCEACGLVQYPMAHVCLGCKARERLVDHKLGRRGAVFTYTIDNLAPVAEHPMPMLVIDLAGGGRIYLQGTDSAEGEIDVGTPVALTFRRLHESGGNRNYYWKARPA; the protein is encoded by the coding sequence ATGGTGGGGATCACGCGACTCGGCACGTACTTCCCGCGACGCCGGCTCGACCGGGCGCTCATCGCCAAAGCGTGGGGCGGCCGCGCGTCGGGCACGCGCACCGTAGCCGGCGTCGACGAGGACGCGCTCACGATGGCGGTCGAGTCCGCCATGGAGTGCCTCGGGGACACGGGCGCGAGCGACCTCGACGGCGTGTACTTCGCGAGCACCAGCGCGCCGTATCTCGAGAAGCAGGTCGCGAGCGTGGTCGCGACGGCCCTCGACTGCCGGCGCGACGTCGCGGTCGCCGACTTCACCGGCTCGGTGCGCGGCGGAATCGGCGCCGTGCGCGCCGCCTGCGATGCGGTGGCGGCGGGGAGCCTCCGCAGCGTGCTCGTCGCGACCGCGGACACGCGCCTCGCCGAGCCGGAGTCGGAGCTCGAGGCCCTGTTCGGCGACGGTGCGGCCGCCGCCGTCGTCGGCCGCGAGCAGGTCATCGCCGAGCTCGTGGCCATGGCGAGCGTCGGCGAGGAGTTCACGCACTTCTACCGCACGGACGCACAGCGCTACGTGCAGGTCGCCGACGCGCGCTTCGGGACGACCTACGGGTTCGCCGCCGTCGTGCCCGAAGCGGTCGCGGCCGCGCTTCGGAAGGCCGGGATCGAGGCCGGGAAGATCGCAAAGCTCGTGCTCGCGGCGCCCGACGTGCGTGCCGCGCAGGACGTCGCCAAGCGCGTGGGCTGCGACGCGGCCAGGCTGGTCGCGCCGCTCGTCGCCGAGGCGGGCGTCCTCGGCACGCCGGATCCGCTCGTGCTCCTGTCGCGTGCGCTCGAGACGGCGAAGGCGGGCGACGTCCTCGTCGTCGCCGGCTACGGCGAGGGCGCCGACGCGCTCGTCTTCCGCGCAACGGACGCGCTCGCCTCCGCGCGACCGCGCACGCTCGAAGCGCGGCTCGCGCGTCCGCTCGCGATGGCGTCCTACGAGAAGTACCTGAAGGCGCGCAACGTCATTCCGGTGGACTACCAGGGCGAACCCTTTCCGACGTACCTCGAGTGGAAGGAGCTGAAGCAGGACATCCGGCTGTACGGCAGCCGCTGCGAGGCGTGCGGCCTCGTGCAGTATCCGATGGCGCACGTGTGTCTCGGGTGCAAAGCGCGCGAGCGCCTCGTCGACCACAAGCTCGGCCGGCGTGGCGCGGTGTTCACGTACACGATCGACAACCTCGCGCCGGTCGCCGAGCATCCGATGCCGATGCTCGTGATCGATCTCGCGGGTGGCGGCCGGATCTACCTGCAGGGCACCGACAGCGCCGAGGGCGAGATCGACGTCGGCACACCGGTCGCGCTCACGTTTCGGCGGCTGCACGAGTCCGGCGGCAACCGCAACTACTACTGGAAGGCGCGGCCGGCGTAG